The Ectothiorhodospiraceae bacterium BW-2 nucleotide sequence CTCAACTGCAGGATAACGCGATGTCCAAAGCACGCTTCGAGTTTCGCTGGCACGATCAGTTTGCGCTAGGACTTGATCCCGATCGAGCACAGGAGTACCACGATGAGACGCTACCGAAAGAGTCGGCCAAGGTAGCCCACTTCTGCTCCATGTGTGGCCCCCACTTCTGCTCCATGAAAATCACCCAAGATGTGCGTGACTACGCCCGCGAACACGGCTTAGACGAAAATATCGCCCTGCAAGCGGGTATGGAGGAGAAGTCGGTCGAGTTTACCCGCAGCGGGGCGGAAGTTTACCAAAAAGCGTAGTCAAAGAGCATGGGCTGCTGGGGATGTCCTCACGAATTTGAAGGGAAGTGCCAACGAGTGGAGAATCGCCCCTGCGATCCTGGCATGAAGGGGTGTGTTCTCTTCGGCCGCTTTGTCTTTAGTAACGAGACCAAAAACCGCCCCGGCGGTCCGAGAGGTCGCGATAAAAACGGCAAACGCATTGAGCAAGATGAGAGTCACCGTTAATCTAAGCCCCCCTGCCCGCCTCGCCTATATCAACGACTCACCTTAATGAAACCTCTGGAGACGACACCTGTGTCAAACAAGCCACTCTTAATCGGATTACTCCTTCTACCAACGCTATCCCCCCCACTCCACGCCGAGAGCTGGCAAGAGCTACTCGGCACTGCGCAAAAAATTCTCACCCAACCCCAACTCGAAGAGGCGGCCACAGCGGCACTCTCCCAATCGGAGATGGCGACCGCTATGAAAGAGGCGCTCGCTAGCGGTGTCGAATCGGCCATCACGACCCTAGGGCAGCCAGACGGCTTTTTAGGTAACGCCTTGGTCAAAATTCCCATGCCACCCTCATTAGCCTCAGTCGAACAGCTAGCGCGTAAGAGCGGTCAGGGCCACTACGCCGACCAATTCATCACCTCCATCAATCGCGCTGCCGAGAAGGCGGTTCCCGAAGCCTCAGCCATTTTGGGCGATGCTATTCGTCAAATGAGCGTCACCGATGTCGAGCAGATTATCAGCGGCCCCGATGATGCCGCCACCCGCTACTTCGAGAGAGTATCGCGCCAATCGCTACAGCAAAAACTGCTCCCGATTATTAAACAGGAGACCGGTACAGCCGGCGTCACCGCTGCCTATAAAAATCTAGTCGATAGTGCCGGCGGGGTACTAAACAGCCTCGGCCCACTCTCTAGCTTTGCTAGCGGAGTAACAAAAGCGGTTGATCTCGACCACTATGTCACCGACCAATCACTCGACGCCCTCTTCGACTATATTGCCATCGAGGAGCGGCAGATTCGCACCAATCCAGCAGCCCGCTCCACCGAGCTGTTAAAAAAGGTCTTTGGAACCGTTGCCGCACCATAGTGTGATACTCATCACAAAAAATATCACAATCAAATTAAAGATTAGATTTTCAGATCCGATAAGATGGGTAAGCATGAGACATTGAGTGAAAGAGTTAAATGCCCACGGATAATCTCCGTTGAATATGAGCCTGTCTATCGTATATAGACCGATCCCGGAGGGAGAGCGACCCGCCGGGATCATATAATTTTTATAGCGTAGAAAATCGCCGATACTATTATCTAGTCGGCGATTTTTCTTTGGAATCGAGATGCCAGAACTCCCCGAAGTTGAGACCACCCGACGCGGTCTAGCCCCGCATATTGTCGGTCAAACCGTCACCACCCTCACCATACGCCAACCCAAACTGCGCTGGCCGATTGCCGCTCAACCACTCCAGACGCTGATTGGTAAGCCGCTACGAGAGCTACAGCGGCGCGGTAAATATCTCCTGTTTAGCTTCCCTTCCGGGACGCTGCTTATCCATCTTGGTATGTCAGGCAGCCTCAAACTAGTCCCTTGCACTCAACCGCCCCATAGACACGACCACCTCGATATCGGTTGGAGTAATCACCTGCTACTACGGCTCACCGATCCGCGCCGCTTCGGTGCCGTACTCTGGAGTGAAGGTGATACCCTGCACCCGCTACTACAACCGTTAGGGCCGGAGCCACTCTCTGATGCGTTTACCCACCACACACTGCAACAGGCGGTTGCCAATAAGCGCCGCGCGATTAAACTGGCTATTATGGATAACCGTATCGTCGTCGGCGTAGGTAATATCTA carries:
- a CDS encoding DUF4197 domain-containing protein, with translation MKPLETTPVSNKPLLIGLLLLPTLSPPLHAESWQELLGTAQKILTQPQLEEAATAALSQSEMATAMKEALASGVESAITTLGQPDGFLGNALVKIPMPPSLASVEQLARKSGQGHYADQFITSINRAAEKAVPEASAILGDAIRQMSVTDVEQIISGPDDAATRYFERVSRQSLQQKLLPIIKQETGTAGVTAAYKNLVDSAGGVLNSLGPLSSFASGVTKAVDLDHYVTDQSLDALFDYIAIEERQIRTNPAARSTELLKKVFGTVAAP
- a CDS encoding bifunctional DNA-formamidopyrimidine glycosylase/DNA-(apurinic or apyrimidinic site) lyase translates to MPELPEVETTRRGLAPHIVGQTVTTLTIRQPKLRWPIAAQPLQTLIGKPLRELQRRGKYLLFSFPSGTLLIHLGMSGSLKLVPCTQPPHRHDHLDIGWSNHLLLRLTDPRRFGAVLWSEGDTLHPLLQPLGPEPLSDAFTHHTLQQAVANKRRAIKLAIMDNRIVVGVGNIYANEALFQARIAPQQAAGNLSSAQISALSTAIKATLTRAIEAGGTTLKDFVGGDGKPGYFQQQLMVYGREGEPCGHCASTIKKIVLGQRASYFCPKCQAKSL